A single genomic interval of Pseudomonas sp. FeN3W harbors:
- a CDS encoding M28 family metallopeptidase gives MHKKNNAVRVVASLALLTGSVAFAAPQVDTSQFNDFWTPDKPNAALCRSPLLVGTPVGLPRCMQASNVMKHLEALQDIATMNDGNRASGQPGYQASIDYVRSRLQRAGYRVEVQTFPFLAFYPVSPGTLSAVAPQPVQYVWEEDFTYADQTDPGNVSAPVVSVDLALGAGNTSTSGCEPEDFAGFPAGAIALMQRGTCPFGQKASNAAAAGAAGAIIFNQGDTEDRKGLLVATLGEDYSGGIPVMFSTYDNGVAWSQSAGLQLSMNVDVVREQTETYNLLAETRRGDPGNVVMVGAHLDSVFEGAGINDNGSGSAALLEMALLMSKARPENKVRFAWWGAEESGLVGSTYYVTQLPDEEKQRIKAYLNVDMIGSPNYANFIYDGDGSDFGLQGPPGSAAIERLLRTYFQLRNAPSEGTEIDFRSDYAQFFEDGIAFGGLFTGAEDIKTEEQAQRYGGAAGQSFDPCYHNECDDLGNISIEALELHGDALAFATSWLSLSTRMIDDEIAAAAEQSIGSMRIQQVQEKSRWGHWIR, from the coding sequence ATGCACAAGAAAAACAATGCTGTTCGGGTAGTTGCTTCTCTCGCATTACTCACCGGCAGTGTCGCGTTCGCGGCGCCGCAGGTAGACACCTCGCAATTCAACGACTTCTGGACGCCGGACAAGCCCAACGCCGCGCTTTGCCGTTCGCCCTTGCTGGTCGGCACGCCGGTCGGTTTGCCGCGCTGCATGCAGGCGAGCAATGTCATGAAGCACCTGGAGGCGTTGCAGGACATCGCCACGATGAATGACGGCAATCGTGCGTCCGGTCAGCCCGGCTATCAGGCTTCCATCGACTACGTGCGCAGCCGCCTGCAGCGCGCCGGCTATCGCGTCGAAGTGCAGACCTTCCCGTTCCTCGCGTTCTATCCGGTCAGCCCCGGCACGTTGAGCGCCGTGGCGCCGCAGCCGGTGCAGTACGTCTGGGAGGAGGATTTCACTTACGCCGATCAGACCGATCCGGGCAACGTCAGCGCGCCGGTCGTGTCGGTCGACCTGGCTCTCGGCGCTGGCAACACCTCCACCAGTGGCTGTGAACCCGAGGACTTCGCCGGCTTTCCGGCTGGCGCCATCGCGTTGATGCAGCGCGGCACCTGTCCGTTCGGGCAGAAGGCGAGCAATGCGGCAGCGGCCGGTGCAGCTGGCGCCATCATCTTCAACCAGGGGGATACCGAGGACCGCAAGGGGCTGCTGGTCGCGACCCTGGGCGAGGACTACAGCGGCGGCATCCCGGTGATGTTCTCGACCTATGACAACGGCGTGGCCTGGTCGCAGAGCGCGGGTCTGCAACTGAGCATGAACGTCGATGTGGTGCGCGAGCAGACCGAGACCTACAACCTGCTGGCCGAGACGCGCCGCGGCGATCCGGGCAACGTGGTCATGGTCGGCGCGCATCTCGACTCGGTATTCGAAGGGGCGGGCATCAACGACAACGGCTCGGGCAGCGCCGCACTGCTGGAAATGGCCCTGCTGATGAGCAAGGCGCGGCCGGAAAACAAGGTGCGCTTTGCCTGGTGGGGGGCGGAGGAGTCCGGGCTGGTCGGCTCGACCTACTATGTCACGCAGTTGCCGGACGAGGAGAAACAGCGCATCAAGGCCTATCTGAACGTCGACATGATCGGTTCGCCGAACTACGCCAACTTCATCTATGACGGCGATGGCTCCGATTTCGGCCTGCAGGGCCCACCCGGCTCGGCCGCCATCGAACGCCTGCTGCGCACCTATTTCCAGCTGCGCAACGCGCCGTCGGAAGGCACAGAGATCGACTTCCGCTCCGACTACGCGCAGTTCTTCGAGGACGGCATCGCCTTCGGCGGACTGTTCACCGGCGCCGAGGACATCAAGACCGAGGAGCAGGCGCAGCGTTACGGCGGCGCAGCCGGCCAGTCGTTCGATCCGTGCTATCACAACGAATGCGACGACCTCGGCAACATCTCCATTGAGGCGCTGGAGTTGCACGGCGATGCGCTGGCCTTCGCCACCAGCTGGCTATCGCTGTCGACCCGGATGATCGATGACGAAATCGCCGCGGCGGCCGAGCAGAGCATCGGCAGTATGCGCATCCAGCAGGTGCAGGAGAAGTCGCGCTGGGGTCACTGGATCCGTTGA